The following are encoded in a window of Etheostoma cragini isolate CJK2018 chromosome 7, CSU_Ecrag_1.0, whole genome shotgun sequence genomic DNA:
- the mmp9 gene encoding matrix metalloproteinase-9 isoform X1 has translation MRCCALAVCLFLSVSIQEGWSLPLKSVFVTFPGDIIKNMTDMELAEGYLKKFGYIDTQQRSGFQSMVSTSKALKRMQRQMGLEETGELDKSTLDAMKQPRCGVPDVANYQTFEGDLKWDHRDVTYRILSYTPDMESSLIDDAFARAFKVWSDVAPLTFTRLSDGTADIMISFGRLNHGDPYPFDGKDGLLAHAYPPGEGLQGDAHFDEDEYWTLGTGPAVKTRYGNADGAMCHFPFTFEGKSYSSCTTEGRSDNLPWCATTADYSRDKEFGFCPSELLYTFGGNANGAECVFPFVFLGEQYDSCTTEGRNDGYRWCATTNNFDTDKKYGFCPSRDTAVIGGNSEGEPCHFPFEFLGKKYDSCTSEGRGDGKLWCSTTDSYDDDKKWGFCPDQGYSLFLVAAHEFGHALGLDHSNIRDALMYPMYSYMKDFSLHEDDIEGIQYLYGRKTGPDPTPPQPNTPTTTPYPDPDETDATDEPTTTTTRPVDPTKDACKLTKFDTITVIEGELHFFKDGYFWKMSKGGDEKVKGPFPVSERWPALPAVIDSAFENILARKLYFFSGTQFWVYTGKSVLGPRSIEKLGLPDSVQKVEGALQRGKGKVLLFSGENYWRLDEKAQKIDKGYPKYTDLAFGGVPNDAHDVFQYKDHTYFCRDRFYWRMNSRRQVDRVGYVKYDLLKCTDAPGPNYY, from the exons ATGAGGTGCTGTGCTTtagctgtgtgtttatttttgagtGTAAGCATACAGGAGGGATGGAGCCTTCCCCTCAAGTCTGTCTTTGTCACCTTCCCAGGAGACATCATCAAAAACATGACTGATATGGAGCTGGCAGAA GGTTATCTGAAGAAGTTTGGCTACATTGACACGCAACAACGCAGTGGCTTCCAGTCTATGGTGTCTACCTCCAAGGCTTTGAAGAGGATGCAGAGGCAGATGGGGCTGGAGGAGACTGGAGAGCTGGATAAGTCCACCCTGGACGCCATGAAGCAACCTCGGTGCGGGGTTCCTGATGTGGCTAACTACCAAACGTTTGAAGGAGACCTCAAATGGGACCATCGAGATGTTACTTACAG GATTCTGAGCTATACTCCAGATATGGAGAGCTCTCTGATTGATGACGCCTTTGCCAGAGCCTTCAAGGTGTGGAGTGATGTGGCCCCTCTGACTTTTACCCGCCTCTCTGATGGGACGGCTGACATCATGATTTCATTTGGAAGACTCA atcaCGGAGACCCATACCCATTCGATGGTAAGGATGGTCTTCTGGCCCATGCTTATCCCCCTGGTGAGGGTCTGCAGGGTGATGCACACTTTGACGAGGATGAGTACTGGACCCTGGGAacaggaccag CTGTGAAGACTCGCTATGGGAATGCTGATGGTGCCATGTGCCACTTCCCATTCACTTTCGAGGGCAAATCCTACAGCAGCTGTACCACTGAGGGACGTTCGGACAACCTGCCATGGTGTGCCACCACAGCTGACTACAGCAGGGACAAGGAATTCGGCTTTTGCCCAAGCGAAC TTCTGTACACATTTGGAGGAAACGCAAACGGAGCGGAGTGTGTCTTCCCCTTTGTCTTTTTGGGGGAGCAATATGACAGCTGTACCACAGAGGGTCGCAATGACGGCTACCGCTGGTGTGCCACCACAAACAACTTTGATACTGACAAGAAATATGGATTCTGTCCCAGTCGTG ACACCGCTGTAATTGGTGGAAATTCTGAGGGAGAGCCCTGCCACTTCCCCTTTGAGTTCCTGGGTAAAAAGTATGACTCCTGCACAAGTGAGGGACGAGGAGATGGCAAGTTGTGGTGCAGTACCACTGACAGCTATGATGACGACAAGAAATGGGGCTTCTGTCCCGACCAGG GTTACAGTCTCTTCCTGGTAGCAGCCCATGAGTTTGGACATGCCCTTGGCCTGGATCACTCCAACATAAGAGACGCTCTCATGTACCCCATGTACAGCTATATGAAAGACTTCTCCCTGCATGAAGACGACATTGAGGGCATTCAATATCTCTATG gacGCAAAACAGGGCCTGATCCCACCCCCCCTCAGCCCAACACCCCAACCACTACCCCTTATCCAGACCCTGATGAGACTGACGCTACAGATGAACCAACCACTACCACCACACGACCTGTCGATCCGACCAAAGATGCCTGCAAGTTGACCAAATTTGACACCATCACTGTGATTGAGGGAGAGCTACATTTCTTCAAGGATGG ATATTTCTGGAAGATGTCTAAAGGAGGCGATGAAAAGGTCAAGGGACCCTTTCCTGTTTCTGAGAGGTGGCCCGCTCTCCCTGCAGTCATTGACTCTGCCTTCGAGAACATTCTGGCCAGGAAATTGTACTTCTTCTCAG GAACCCAATTCTGGGTGTACACAGGGAAGAGTGTTCTGGGGCCCCGAAGCATTGAGAAACTTGGTCTCCCCGACAGCGTTCAGAAAGTGGAGGGAGCACTGCAGAGGGGGAAAGGCAAAGTGCTGCTCTTCAGTGGCGAGAACTACTGGAG GCTTGATGAGAAGGCCCAGAAAATCGACAAAGGGTACCCCAAATACACAGATTTGGCCTTTGGTGGTGTCCCAAATGACGCTCATGATGTGTTCCAGTACAAAG ATCACACCTACTTCTGCCGGGACCGCTTCTACTGGCGTATGAACTCCCGCAGGCAGGTGGATCGTGTTGGCTATGTGAAATATGACCTTCTCAAGTGCACAGATGCTCCAGGCCCCAACTACTACTGA
- the mmp9 gene encoding matrix metalloproteinase-9 isoform X2 → MRCCALAVCLFLSVSIQEGWSLPLKSVFVTFPGDIIKNMTDMELAEGYLKKFGYIDTQQRSGFQSMVSTSKALKRMQRQMGLEETGELDKSTLDAMKQPRCGVPDVANYQTFEGDLKWDHRDVTYRILSYTPDMESSLIDDAFARAFKVWSDVAPLTFTRLSDGTADIMISFGRLNHGDPYPFDGKDGLLAHAYPPGEGLQGDAHFDEDEYWTLGTGPAVKTRYGNADGAMCHFPFTFEGKSYSSCTTEGRSDNLPWCATTADYSRDKEFGFCPSELLYTFGGNANGAECVFPFVFLGEQYDSCTTEGRNDGYRWCATTNNFDTDKKYGFCPSRDTAVIGGNSEGEPCHFPFEFLGKKYDSCTSEGRGDGKLWCSTTDSYDDDKKWGFCPDQGYSLFLVAAHEFGHALGLDHSNIRDALMYPMYSYMKDFSLHEDDIEGIQYLYGRKTGPDPTPPQPNTPTTTPYPDPDETDATDEPTTTTTRPVDPTKDACKLTKFDTITVIEGELHFFKDGYFWKMSKGGDEKVKGPFPVSERWPALPAVIDSAFENILARKLYFFSGTQFWVYTGKSVLGPRSIEKLGLPDSVQKVEGALQRGKGKVLLFSGENYWRSVKMGWGSMFVT, encoded by the exons ATGAGGTGCTGTGCTTtagctgtgtgtttatttttgagtGTAAGCATACAGGAGGGATGGAGCCTTCCCCTCAAGTCTGTCTTTGTCACCTTCCCAGGAGACATCATCAAAAACATGACTGATATGGAGCTGGCAGAA GGTTATCTGAAGAAGTTTGGCTACATTGACACGCAACAACGCAGTGGCTTCCAGTCTATGGTGTCTACCTCCAAGGCTTTGAAGAGGATGCAGAGGCAGATGGGGCTGGAGGAGACTGGAGAGCTGGATAAGTCCACCCTGGACGCCATGAAGCAACCTCGGTGCGGGGTTCCTGATGTGGCTAACTACCAAACGTTTGAAGGAGACCTCAAATGGGACCATCGAGATGTTACTTACAG GATTCTGAGCTATACTCCAGATATGGAGAGCTCTCTGATTGATGACGCCTTTGCCAGAGCCTTCAAGGTGTGGAGTGATGTGGCCCCTCTGACTTTTACCCGCCTCTCTGATGGGACGGCTGACATCATGATTTCATTTGGAAGACTCA atcaCGGAGACCCATACCCATTCGATGGTAAGGATGGTCTTCTGGCCCATGCTTATCCCCCTGGTGAGGGTCTGCAGGGTGATGCACACTTTGACGAGGATGAGTACTGGACCCTGGGAacaggaccag CTGTGAAGACTCGCTATGGGAATGCTGATGGTGCCATGTGCCACTTCCCATTCACTTTCGAGGGCAAATCCTACAGCAGCTGTACCACTGAGGGACGTTCGGACAACCTGCCATGGTGTGCCACCACAGCTGACTACAGCAGGGACAAGGAATTCGGCTTTTGCCCAAGCGAAC TTCTGTACACATTTGGAGGAAACGCAAACGGAGCGGAGTGTGTCTTCCCCTTTGTCTTTTTGGGGGAGCAATATGACAGCTGTACCACAGAGGGTCGCAATGACGGCTACCGCTGGTGTGCCACCACAAACAACTTTGATACTGACAAGAAATATGGATTCTGTCCCAGTCGTG ACACCGCTGTAATTGGTGGAAATTCTGAGGGAGAGCCCTGCCACTTCCCCTTTGAGTTCCTGGGTAAAAAGTATGACTCCTGCACAAGTGAGGGACGAGGAGATGGCAAGTTGTGGTGCAGTACCACTGACAGCTATGATGACGACAAGAAATGGGGCTTCTGTCCCGACCAGG GTTACAGTCTCTTCCTGGTAGCAGCCCATGAGTTTGGACATGCCCTTGGCCTGGATCACTCCAACATAAGAGACGCTCTCATGTACCCCATGTACAGCTATATGAAAGACTTCTCCCTGCATGAAGACGACATTGAGGGCATTCAATATCTCTATG gacGCAAAACAGGGCCTGATCCCACCCCCCCTCAGCCCAACACCCCAACCACTACCCCTTATCCAGACCCTGATGAGACTGACGCTACAGATGAACCAACCACTACCACCACACGACCTGTCGATCCGACCAAAGATGCCTGCAAGTTGACCAAATTTGACACCATCACTGTGATTGAGGGAGAGCTACATTTCTTCAAGGATGG ATATTTCTGGAAGATGTCTAAAGGAGGCGATGAAAAGGTCAAGGGACCCTTTCCTGTTTCTGAGAGGTGGCCCGCTCTCCCTGCAGTCATTGACTCTGCCTTCGAGAACATTCTGGCCAGGAAATTGTACTTCTTCTCAG GAACCCAATTCTGGGTGTACACAGGGAAGAGTGTTCTGGGGCCCCGAAGCATTGAGAAACTTGGTCTCCCCGACAGCGTTCAGAAAGTGGAGGGAGCACTGCAGAGGGGGAAAGGCAAAGTGCTGCTCTTCAGTGGCGAGAACTACTGGAGGTCAGTTAAAATGGGATGGGGAAGCATGTTTGTCACATGA